The following are encoded in a window of Acinonyx jubatus isolate Ajub_Pintada_27869175 chromosome D4, VMU_Ajub_asm_v1.0, whole genome shotgun sequence genomic DNA:
- the DOLPP1 gene encoding dolichyldiphosphatase 1 isoform X2 — protein MAADGQCSLPASWRPVTLTHVEYPTGDLSGHLLAYLSLSPVFVIVGFVTLIIFKRELHTISFLGGLALNEGVNWLIKHVIQEPRPCGGPHEAVGTKYGMPSSHSQFMWFFSVYSFLFLYLRMHQTNNARFLDLLWRHVLSLGLLTAAFLVSYSRPISEFFLIRDTSLIPNVLWFEYTVTRAEARNRQRKLGTKLQ, from the exons ATGGCAGCGGACGGACAGTGCTCGCTCCCCGCTTCATGGCGGCCGGTGACCCTCACCCACGTCGAATATCCTACAG gtgatcTCTCTGGCCACCTCCTTGCCTACCTGAGCCTCAGCCCTGTATTTGTCATTGTTGGTTTTGTGACCCTCATCATATTCAAGCGGGAACTGCACACG ATCTCGTTCCTCGGGGGCCTGGCACTGAACGAGGGGGTCAACTGGCTGATCAAACACGTCATCCAGGAGCCACGGCCCTGCGGAG GCCCCCACGAGGCAGTGGGCACCAAGTACGGGATGCCCTCCAGCCATTCCCAGTTCATGTGGTTCTTCTCCGtctattccttccttttcctgtatTTAAG AATGCACCAAACAAACAACGCCAGGTTCCTGGACTTGCTGTGGAGGCACGTGCTCTCCCTGGGTCTTCTCACTGCGGCCTTTCTAGTCTCCTATAGCAg GCCTATCTCTGAGTTCTTCCTCATCCGAGACACGAGCCTCATTCCCAACGTACTCTGGTTTGAGTACACGGTAACCCGGGCAGAAGCCAG GAACAGACAACGTAAGCTGGGGACCAAACTGCAGTGA
- the DOLPP1 gene encoding dolichyldiphosphatase 1 isoform X1, with product MAADGQCSLPASWRPVTLTHVEYPTGDLSGHLLAYLSLSPVFVIVGFVTLIIFKRELHTISFLGGLALNEGVNWLIKHVIQEPRPCGGPHEAVGTKYGMPSSHSQFMWFFSVYSFLFLYLRMHQTNNARFLDLLWRHVLSLGLLTAAFLVSYSRVYLLYHTWSQVLYGGVAGSLMAIAWFVFTQEVLTPLFPRIAAWPISEFFLIRDTSLIPNVLWFEYTVTRAEARNRQRKLGTKLQ from the exons ATGGCAGCGGACGGACAGTGCTCGCTCCCCGCTTCATGGCGGCCGGTGACCCTCACCCACGTCGAATATCCTACAG gtgatcTCTCTGGCCACCTCCTTGCCTACCTGAGCCTCAGCCCTGTATTTGTCATTGTTGGTTTTGTGACCCTCATCATATTCAAGCGGGAACTGCACACG ATCTCGTTCCTCGGGGGCCTGGCACTGAACGAGGGGGTCAACTGGCTGATCAAACACGTCATCCAGGAGCCACGGCCCTGCGGAG GCCCCCACGAGGCAGTGGGCACCAAGTACGGGATGCCCTCCAGCCATTCCCAGTTCATGTGGTTCTTCTCCGtctattccttccttttcctgtatTTAAG AATGCACCAAACAAACAACGCCAGGTTCCTGGACTTGCTGTGGAGGCACGTGCTCTCCCTGGGTCTTCTCACTGCGGCCTTTCTAGTCTCCTATAGCAg GGTCTACCTGCTGTATCACACCTGGAGCCAGGTGCTCTATGGGGGCGTTGCTGGGAGCCTCATGGCCATCGCCTGGTTCGTCTTCACCCAGGAGGTCCTCACCCCGCTGTTCCCTAGGATAGCAGCCTG GCCTATCTCTGAGTTCTTCCTCATCCGAGACACGAGCCTCATTCCCAACGTACTCTGGTTTGAGTACACGGTAACCCGGGCAGAAGCCAG GAACAGACAACGTAAGCTGGGGACCAAACTGCAGTGA
- the CRAT gene encoding carnitine O-acetyltransferase isoform X1 — MLAFAARTVVKPLGLLKPSSLVKVSGRFKAHQDSLPRLPVPALQQSLDRYLKALQPIVSEEEWTQTKQLVEEFQTAGGVGERLQKGLERRARKTENWLSEWWLKTAYLQYRQPLVIYSSPGVALPKQDFVDLQGQLRFAAKFIEGVLDFKAMIDSETLPVEYLGGKPLCMNQYYQILSSCRVPGPKQDSVISFSKTKKPPMHITVVHNYQFFELDVYHSDGTPLTSDQIFVQLEKIWNSSLQTNKEPVGILTSNHRNSWAKAYSTLIKDKVNRESVRSIQKSIFTVCLDAPVPRVSEDVYRRHVAGQMLHGGGGKLNSGNRWFDKTLQFIVAEDGSCGLVYEHAAAEGPPIIALVDHVIEFTKKPELMRSPMVPLPMPKKLRFNITPEIKSDIEKAKQNLSIMIQDLDIMVMVFHHFGKDFPKSEKLSPDAFIQMALQLAYYRIYKQACATYESASLRMFHLGRTDTIRSASVDSLTFVKAMDDSNVSEHQKVDLLRKAVQAHRAYTDQAIRGEAFDRHLLGLKLQAIEDLVSMPDIFMDTSYAIAMHFNLSTSQVPAKTDCVMFFGPVVPDGYGVCYNPMETHINFSVSAYNSCAETNAARLAHYLEKALLDMRALLQHHPRAKL, encoded by the exons ATGTTGGCTTTCGCGGCCAGGACCGTG GTAAAGCCCCTGGGCCTGCTCAAGCCCTCCTCCTTGGTGAAGGTTTCCGGCCGCTTCAAGGCACACCAGGATTCGCTGCCCCGGCTGCCCGTGCCTGCGCTCCAGCAGTCCCTGGACCGTTACCTCAAGGCGCTGCAGCCCATCGTGAGCGAGGAGGAGTGGACCCAGACCAAGCAGCTGGTGGAAGAGTTTCAGACCGCGGGGGGCGTCGGGGAGCGTCTGCAGAAAGGGCTGGAGCGCAGGGCCAGGAAGACGGAGAACTGG CTGTCCGAGTGGTGGCTCAAAACAGCCTACCTCCAGTACCGCCAGCCCCTGGTCATCTACTCCAGCCCTGGTGTAGCACTGCCCAAGCAGGACTTTGTGGACCTGCAGGGACAGCTCCG GTTTGCTGCCAAATTCATCGAGGGCGTGTTGGATTTCAAAGCCATGATTGACAG CGAGACCCTGCCCGTGGAGTACCTGGGGGGTAAGCCGCTGTGCATGAACCAGTACTATCAGATCCTGTCCTCCTGCCGCGTGCCGGGCCCCAAGCAGGACTCGGTCATCAGCTTCAGCAAGACCAAGAAGCCGCCCATGCACATCACCGTGGTGCACAACTACCAA TTTTTTGAGCTGGACGTGTACCACAGCGATGGGACACCCCTGACGTCAGATCAGATCTTTGTGCAGCTGGAGAAGATCTGGAACTCATCGCTGCAAACCAACAAAGAGCCCGTGGGCATCCTCACCTCTAACCACCGCAACTCCTGGGCCAAGGCCTACAGCACCCTCATCAAAG ACAAGGTGAACCGGGAGTCGGTCCGCTCCATCCAGAAGAGCATCTTCACCGTGTGCCTGGACGCACCCGTGCCCCGCGTCTCGGAGGATGTGTACCGCCGTCACGTGGCCGGCCAGATGCTGCACGGGGGTGGTGGCAAACTGAACAGCGGCAATCGTTGGTTCGACAAGACGCTGCAG TTCATCGTGGCCGAAGATGGCTCCTGTGGGCTTGTTTACGAGCATGCAGCAGCGGAGGGACCCCCCATCATTGCCCTCGTGGACCATGTCATTGAGTTCAC GAAGAAACCCGAGCTTATGCGGTCCCCCATGGTGCCCCTGCCCATGCCCAAGAAGCTGCGGTTCAACAtcacccctgagatcaagagcgaCATTGAAAAGGCCAAGCAGAATCTCAGCAT catgATCCAGGACCTGGACATCATGGTGATGGTGTTCCACCATTTTGGGAAAGACTTCCCCAAGTCGGAGAAGCTGAGCCCGGACGCCTTCATCCAGATGGCACTACAGTTGGCCTACTACAG GATCTACAAGCAGGCGTGTGCCACGTACGAAAGCGCCTCCCTGCGTATGTTCCACCTGGGCCGCACCGACACCATCCGCTCGGCCTCCGTGGACTCACTGACCTTCGTCAAGGCCATGGATGACTCCAACGTGTCG GAGCACCAGAAGGTGGACCTGCTGCGGAAGGCCGTGCAAGCCCACCGAGCCTACACGGACCAG GCTATCCGCGGGGAGGCCTTTGACCGGCACCTGCTGGGCCTGAAGCTGCAGGCCATTGAGGACCTGGTGAGCATGCCCGACATCTTCATGGACACCTCCTACGCCATCGCTATGCATTTCAACCTCTCCACCAGCCAG GTCCCTGCCAAGACAGACTGCGTCATGTTCTTTGGGCCCGTGGTCCCGGACGGCTATGGCGTTTGCTATAACCCCATGGAGACTCACATCAACTTCTCCGTGTCGGCCTATAACAGCTGTGCCGAGACCAACGCGGCCCGTCTGGCGCACTACCTGGAGAAGGCTCTCCTGGACATGCGCGCTCTGCTCCAGCACCACCCTCGGGCCAAGCTGTGA
- the CRAT gene encoding carnitine O-acetyltransferase isoform X2: MEDGQQKEKVKPLGLLKPSSLVKVSGRFKAHQDSLPRLPVPALQQSLDRYLKALQPIVSEEEWTQTKQLVEEFQTAGGVGERLQKGLERRARKTENWLSEWWLKTAYLQYRQPLVIYSSPGVALPKQDFVDLQGQLRFAAKFIEGVLDFKAMIDSETLPVEYLGGKPLCMNQYYQILSSCRVPGPKQDSVISFSKTKKPPMHITVVHNYQFFELDVYHSDGTPLTSDQIFVQLEKIWNSSLQTNKEPVGILTSNHRNSWAKAYSTLIKDKVNRESVRSIQKSIFTVCLDAPVPRVSEDVYRRHVAGQMLHGGGGKLNSGNRWFDKTLQFIVAEDGSCGLVYEHAAAEGPPIIALVDHVIEFTKKPELMRSPMVPLPMPKKLRFNITPEIKSDIEKAKQNLSIMIQDLDIMVMVFHHFGKDFPKSEKLSPDAFIQMALQLAYYRIYKQACATYESASLRMFHLGRTDTIRSASVDSLTFVKAMDDSNVSEHQKVDLLRKAVQAHRAYTDQAIRGEAFDRHLLGLKLQAIEDLVSMPDIFMDTSYAIAMHFNLSTSQVPAKTDCVMFFGPVVPDGYGVCYNPMETHINFSVSAYNSCAETNAARLAHYLEKALLDMRALLQHHPRAKL, encoded by the exons ATGGAGGAtgggcagcagaaagagaag GTAAAGCCCCTGGGCCTGCTCAAGCCCTCCTCCTTGGTGAAGGTTTCCGGCCGCTTCAAGGCACACCAGGATTCGCTGCCCCGGCTGCCCGTGCCTGCGCTCCAGCAGTCCCTGGACCGTTACCTCAAGGCGCTGCAGCCCATCGTGAGCGAGGAGGAGTGGACCCAGACCAAGCAGCTGGTGGAAGAGTTTCAGACCGCGGGGGGCGTCGGGGAGCGTCTGCAGAAAGGGCTGGAGCGCAGGGCCAGGAAGACGGAGAACTGG CTGTCCGAGTGGTGGCTCAAAACAGCCTACCTCCAGTACCGCCAGCCCCTGGTCATCTACTCCAGCCCTGGTGTAGCACTGCCCAAGCAGGACTTTGTGGACCTGCAGGGACAGCTCCG GTTTGCTGCCAAATTCATCGAGGGCGTGTTGGATTTCAAAGCCATGATTGACAG CGAGACCCTGCCCGTGGAGTACCTGGGGGGTAAGCCGCTGTGCATGAACCAGTACTATCAGATCCTGTCCTCCTGCCGCGTGCCGGGCCCCAAGCAGGACTCGGTCATCAGCTTCAGCAAGACCAAGAAGCCGCCCATGCACATCACCGTGGTGCACAACTACCAA TTTTTTGAGCTGGACGTGTACCACAGCGATGGGACACCCCTGACGTCAGATCAGATCTTTGTGCAGCTGGAGAAGATCTGGAACTCATCGCTGCAAACCAACAAAGAGCCCGTGGGCATCCTCACCTCTAACCACCGCAACTCCTGGGCCAAGGCCTACAGCACCCTCATCAAAG ACAAGGTGAACCGGGAGTCGGTCCGCTCCATCCAGAAGAGCATCTTCACCGTGTGCCTGGACGCACCCGTGCCCCGCGTCTCGGAGGATGTGTACCGCCGTCACGTGGCCGGCCAGATGCTGCACGGGGGTGGTGGCAAACTGAACAGCGGCAATCGTTGGTTCGACAAGACGCTGCAG TTCATCGTGGCCGAAGATGGCTCCTGTGGGCTTGTTTACGAGCATGCAGCAGCGGAGGGACCCCCCATCATTGCCCTCGTGGACCATGTCATTGAGTTCAC GAAGAAACCCGAGCTTATGCGGTCCCCCATGGTGCCCCTGCCCATGCCCAAGAAGCTGCGGTTCAACAtcacccctgagatcaagagcgaCATTGAAAAGGCCAAGCAGAATCTCAGCAT catgATCCAGGACCTGGACATCATGGTGATGGTGTTCCACCATTTTGGGAAAGACTTCCCCAAGTCGGAGAAGCTGAGCCCGGACGCCTTCATCCAGATGGCACTACAGTTGGCCTACTACAG GATCTACAAGCAGGCGTGTGCCACGTACGAAAGCGCCTCCCTGCGTATGTTCCACCTGGGCCGCACCGACACCATCCGCTCGGCCTCCGTGGACTCACTGACCTTCGTCAAGGCCATGGATGACTCCAACGTGTCG GAGCACCAGAAGGTGGACCTGCTGCGGAAGGCCGTGCAAGCCCACCGAGCCTACACGGACCAG GCTATCCGCGGGGAGGCCTTTGACCGGCACCTGCTGGGCCTGAAGCTGCAGGCCATTGAGGACCTGGTGAGCATGCCCGACATCTTCATGGACACCTCCTACGCCATCGCTATGCATTTCAACCTCTCCACCAGCCAG GTCCCTGCCAAGACAGACTGCGTCATGTTCTTTGGGCCCGTGGTCCCGGACGGCTATGGCGTTTGCTATAACCCCATGGAGACTCACATCAACTTCTCCGTGTCGGCCTATAACAGCTGTGCCGAGACCAACGCGGCCCGTCTGGCGCACTACCTGGAGAAGGCTCTCCTGGACATGCGCGCTCTGCTCCAGCACCACCCTCGGGCCAAGCTGTGA